CTGGCAACATGTTCAGGGAAAATTAGACTACATCCTTGATTCGAGCCCAAGTTACAATTCCGTTACTACAGAGATACGAGCAAGAAACGACTTGCGGAAATTCTCATCCCCCTCACCGCACTGCCTTGGCAGCAAACCGATACATGTCCCCCCGGTAAACAGAATCCTCCATTTCAACGATCATATCTTTGCCACAGAACGAAACCCCTTCCACACGGAATGCAGGACTGGGTTTTTCCAACTGAAATACTTCGAGGGCCGCCCCTTCTATGATTACAGCGCTCACCATCTGATTGATTTCGGTGAGCACGATTCCGTAGTCCTTCTCAAAAATTTGATACAACGAATGCTCCAGGTTGCGGCGATGTATCTCAGGACAAAACTGAAGCGAGATATACCGCGTCTCACTCATCATCGGAATGCCATCGGCATAACGCACTCGTTCAATCTCGCAGTACGGGCCACGCATCGTAAACTCTCTGCCATTTACGACCTGGGTATGATCTCCTTTGCGCAAATGAAACCCGGTTAACTTAGTGGCCGGCTTGCGACCAGCTTCAATCATGTTCTTGGTGAAGCCAAAAATCCGGTTGATGGCGCGCACCACCGTGTAATTCTTGACGAAGGTCCCCTTCCCCTTAATGCGAGTGACCCACCCCTCCTTCTCCAACTCGTGCAAAGCCTTTCGCGCGGTGGTATTGCTCACCTGGTATTTCTCGATAATCTCGTTTTCAGAAGGCACGGGATTTCCCGGGGCAAGTTCCCCTCGTTGAACCATCGAGATAATATCCCGACGGATCTGAAAATACTTTGGCGGACTGTATGGCTCTTGCATGATGGTCAATCTGGTTGCGGCCTGCCGTCATCACCAACGATTTTTAGGCGCTGCATGAGACAACAAATCGCAACAATCAAACGTTCTTGTGAAACTTGCATTTATCCTAATAGATCCGCCATTGTTGAGCAATTCATAAGTAAACAGCCTGCTCGCGAATCTGACCGATTTCAGAATTTTCAGGCGATGACACACCTCCCGTGTCGAATTACTGCCGCAACATGTTTCGTTGTAATCGTGTTGGGATCGAACTGCAGCGGTGTGAAATCGAAAATTCCTCAGGAAAAACGTTAAATTTCTCTTTTCATAAGCGAGTGTAGGCTTTAGTGTCCCGCCATGGCTAAAGCCTTATCTAAATCCCAATTGGCAGCGGAAATCGCTGAAAAGAATCAAATCACCAAGAAGCAAGCGGTGGAAATCCTCGATCATCTGGCAGAACTTGCCTACAAGAATGCCAAGAACACCTTTACCATTCCTGGTTTAGGCAAGCTCGTTTTGGTCAATCGCAAAGCCCGCATGGGCCGCAATCCTGCTACTGGCGAAACCATCAAGATCGCCGCCAAGCGCGTCGTGAAGTTCCGCGTCGCCAAGGCAGCCAAGGATGCGATCCTCGGCGTTAAGAAGTAATTTTTCAACTTCCAACAAAGGCACTCTGATTCACTTCAGAGTGCCTTTTTTCTTTACGGCCATTGTTTGAAACGAAAGAGCTTTATCAGTGATTGAAAGTGGCCATGCGGCGGGGCCTGTCGCGAATCAATGACATCCAGTTGGGCTTTTCGTTGGCAGCAAAACTTGTGGGTAATTGAAAGGGCTGGGGTAACGGTTACGCCGTTTGCGACGGTGGCGCACACGATGCGTTCCAATCAGCCACGCGGTCAGGGCTGCAAATATTCCCATGCCAGCGAAAATTCCCGCCCGGGATCGTGCCGGAACGACGGTGACCGAGAAGTTGTCGAAATGTGCATAGCCCGAAGTCCAAGGGTCGCCTATATTAGCGACGATCCAGACATCCGCCTGGACAACTCCTTTGGGCGGGAAGAGGTTGGTTGCGGTCATCGTTTTGTATTTAAGCATTTCCGAATCGTCCGTGCTTGAACCGACATGGAGCACGGTCTGGCCAAGAAAGTCTCCCTCCCTTCCAAAGAACCGGAAAGCCACGTCAATATTGTCTCCGGGGTTGACCTTGCCCGGCAACTTATACGCGAACGCGAAGGTGAATGGCCCACGCGCGCGCTCCAGCGGGAACATTTCGCTCCGGATGTCGGCGTGATTAGTTTCGTGGGCAGCCGCGTTGGTGATTCCGATTCTGAAAGAGTTTAAGCCCGTCGCCGGATCAGCATTGTCAATCACCACCGTCCCCCCGCCGAGGACTCCAGTGTACCAGCCCGCGAAACCGTTTTCCGCTCCCGGATTTGCCGGCCCGAGGAAAGCCATGTGAGCCTTCGCCATGGTCGGCGTAAGTTTGATGGGATAGGTTTCAACGACTTTTCCGGAGGCATCGGCGCGCCAGGCCTTCTGCAATTGGAAGTCGCTGTTGCTATACGTCTGCACGAGAACATAAAAATAGTTTCGGGGAGGAGAGTCTTTGGTGATAACGTGAAGTTGCAGGGACCAATAATAAGGCCCGTTCGGGCTTACCAGGGGCGGCTTCTCCAAACGCAGCATTCCATGGTCATGCTTCGCAATTCCCGGCAACTGGCCGTTGTGGTGAAGCAGGGCGAGAAACTCCACGCTCTTGTTTATACGCGCTGCCTCCGGGCCTTGTAGCACCTTTCGAAACTCCTTTTGCCGCTGCACTTCCTGTTGGTGTCGCGCGATGGCTGCTCGTTCCGCAGATTCCCGCTCCGATTTCCGGCAACCGGAGACGAGAACTGCGACGGTGAAACAAACGGCTCCCGTGAGCAAAAGTTTCGAAACGTAAGTCCGCAAAACGTAATTTAAATCATCGACCATCCGGAGAGTCGGGGTAGCACCAAAGACTGTTTTTATTCGTGTCATACACCTGGAGGTACCAGGCACCCAGGCGGACGTAACCCACCGAGCCGCCAAATGTGGCGTTAATCGCTCCGTTGAGATGACGTTCACTGACGCCCTCCGCCGGAAAGTTTGCACCGTCGTTGAAGTATTCTGGCTGGGTCTCCGTTTCCCAGAAGGCAACGTCATCCGGCCGCATGCTGCCCAATTTGGCGGTTGGAAAATTGGTTCGGTCATAACCAACCACGGCACCGTTCATCGCGTAACTGGACAGCTGTTGCTCGCGCTCGCGGAAAAGAGCGCTGTTGGTGTCATCCATGGGACATAGGTAGATTTTCTGACTTGCCAACGTGGGCCAAAGCAATCCCCTTTCAATCTTAAATTGCGCCGGGCCAGTGCCCGAATTGTCCAGGGCATATAGCCAGCCGGGACGCCCGGAGTGATCTCCGCTTTTCCAATTCGGCCAGGGCAAAATGTCGCCGTTATCAGTCGCGTACAATTGGACGGCCATCGTGATTTGCTTAAGATTTCCGATATCGATTATTTGAATCCCCCCTGCTCCTGGCCCTGATTCGGGCGGATGCCGAGGTTAAGGTTGTAGCGGCACGATTCCGCTCATGCGTGCTGCGTTTCGTGGTCATCCGGCAGTCGTTTGGATATTGCTTGATGCGGGTGCGGAGCCGCTTGCGCGACAAGCCAAACAACGCGGACGCAAAGCGCGGTCGGCGCGTGAGCTTGCCGAGGCAAAGCTGGCGTTTGTTACGAATATCACACTTCCGGACGAGAGGGATGACGACGCTTCCATCCAGAGGTATAATGAGGTCAGGCGCCTGCTTCTTGGAGCGGAAGGTGGAAGTATCGCGACATGACGATTTGGAGTCGAAGGCTGGCTATTTCCAAAGGCCGCAATCGCTGCCCAGATGACCACCGGTGCCGCTGGAGGAGTCGGGATCGCACCAAAGCAGGCCGGGGGTGTTGAGCTGCTCGTGCTGGAACTCGGTGGATTTCAGAAATTGAGCATGGCCGTCAAACGAAGTGACGTTGCAACCGGAACGGTGGCGTGGGCTTGGTCCTTCCTCGTCGATAGGATAACTGGCGCCATCATTGAAGACCAGTCGCGGGTTGTAGGGAGGTTGGTCGCTGGGTTCCCAGGTTGCGAAGGCGGAGGGGTTCATATCTGAGAGTTTGTGGGTTTTGGAGGCTGGTGGCGCCATAGAGTATCCTATGATGGCTCCGTTCATAATGTAGCTGGAAAGTTGTTCCAGCCGTTCGGAAAAATACGGTGTGTTGGTGTAATCAGTGGGGCACCAATAAACTTTAACCTGTTTGACATACGGCCAAAGCAAACCGCCGGCATAGACTGCTTCTGGCGGATTGGAGGGTTCCGGCGGTCCACCGTTGGTGGGCGTGTATAACCAGCCTTGGAAGCGGGATCCCCAATTTGGCCACGGCATGAACTCGTGGTTATCGCTGGCGTACATCTGGAGGGCCAGCGCCAATTGTTTGGTTTGTCCCAGGCATTGAATCTGCAAAGCGGTGGCTTTGCTCCGGCTGAGTGCCGGGAGCAGCAGGGCTGCCAGAATCGCAACGATTGCGATCACCACAAGCAATTCGACCAGAGTAAAAGCGAACGAGGCCCGCGCCTGGAGACTGGCAGGCAGGTGAGTCTGGACATATCGTTTGCGGCTTGGAGTCATACGATTCCATTCATGGCATTTGCCTGCGCCGCTGACGCACAAAAAGCGTTACCGCCAGGCAGGCGGCCAGGGCAGAGAATATTCCCGCGCCAGCAAAAATTCCTGTCCGGGATCGTGCGGGAGTGGCAGTGACCGAGAAATTGTCGAATTGAGCAAAGCCGGAAGTCCACGGTCCTCTGATATTGGCAACAACCCAGACGTCTGCTTTGACAGCTCCCTTGGGGGCCAGGATGTTGGTTGCGGTCATTGTTTTGTATTGGGTCATTTCCGAATCACCGGTGCTTGAACCGACATTGAGCACTGTCTGGCCAAGAAAGTTATCCTTGCCCTCGCCGAAAAACCGTAAGTCCACGTCAATATTATCTCCCGGCTTGACCGTGTCGGGCAGCTTATAGGCAAACGACAGAGTGAAAGGCCCGCGATTGAGCCTCAGCGGGAACATTTCGCTGCGCAGATCGGCGTGATTGGTTCCGTAGGCGGAGGCATTCGTGATGCCGATTCTGAAATAATTATAACCCGTTGCCGGATCATCGTTCCCAATCGACACCGAACCGCCCCCAAGGACTCCAGAGTACCATGTGGCAAAACCGCTTTCGGCACCTGAATTTGCCGGACCGAGGAAACCCGGTTGATCTTTCGCCAGCGCCGGGATGGAAGTAATGCCTCGCGGTGCGATTGCGGCGACGGTTGCGCTTTCAATGGTCGTTTTGGCTTCGTGCATGAGGATATAAGTCATCAAAACATCCATCCAGCCCGGGCTCAAATCCTTGCTGTCCAAGCTCGGTAATTTTGTCAGCACGATGACGCGACCATGCCCGAAAGCCGTGCTTGCCTTGTCCATTTGTTTGAGTTGATGGTGCGCCATGGCTGAAACAAAATAAGTGTCTGCCTGGCACATATTCCACGCGCCATCCTCTGCCTTGGTCAGTTCTTTTTGAGCCAGCTCCATTGTTTTGATTGCGCGGGCGAAATGTCCCTGGCGATATTCCGACAAGCCTCTGGTCATGAGCCGCCAATGCAGCCACTCGCCATTTTTTGCAAGTGCGACGGCTTTTTCGGCCACTTTGGCGGCCTGGGTCAAATCGTCCGGACTGCCGGCGGCGGGCATCAGCAGGAAACATTTGGCTGTCCGCTCGGCAATCGGGGCGTTGGTGCTATTGCCAAAGCGCTGCAACATACCTTTGGAGTAGTTTCTGTATTCTCCCATATCCCCGGTTTGAACCAGGAGCGGCATCAACAAGAACCACGGTATGTGGTCGGAAGGGTCTATTTCGATCACTTGTTTCAGGTCGGTGGCGGCCTCCTGAAATCGGGCATTTTCACCGCGAAGGTAAGCGCGAATGAGAAGGATTTTGGCCTTCGGGATCGTTTTGCCATTGGTTTGATCCAGCAGGCGGTTCAGCGGTTCTTCCGCCTCAGCCAGCTTGCCAGCTCGCGCGAGAGCCATTGCCTGTTTAACCGAATCCTCGACGTTTAGTTCCTGGGCCGCCGTGGTCTGAGGGGCGATTATTCCACACAGGAGCGCAAAAACTGTTAATAAAAAATGAATCCGCCTGATCATAAGTAATTTTGCCGAGTTTTTTGGCTTCGGCAGCCGTTCCTCCTTCCATGCGCTTTTTGCAGGCCGATCCCCTCATCAAAATTGAAAAATCCATCCGGACGGGTTTGGGTCGTTTGTTTACAAGCAATGATTCAGCGCTTTAGCAAGGACCTGGCCTCCCTAACAGCCAGCCAGCAGATTAGCAACTCCTGATTGTAGGGGCTGAAGATGCCCTGTTCAGCGAACGGTCTGCGCTCGTCCGCCGGGAATGGTATTTGTGCCTCAGCCTCGCCAAACAGCTTCCGGGCTTCTGCTGGTTTGTTCTGGCGAAACAGGCTTATGGCCCTGAACAGCCTGGCGGTTCCCTGAACTTCGGGACGCTTATCAGCCATCGCCTGTTCCACTATTTTCAGGGAATGTTCGGCGGCAGCGTATTGGCCGTTGCGATATTCAGCCATGCCGAGTGCCAGTTGACCCCAATCGTTGGTATCGCCAAGCTCCACCGAGAGTTGTGCGAGGTGAAGGACCTTCGCCTGTCGGGCGGCATCCGCGGAGGGCAGCAGGCAATAGACTTTGGCCGCGCGCTCCGCATAAATGGCAGCGTCATGTTTCTCCATTTCGGTGTTGTTCGTTCTCTCCGGTTGATCAACAAGCCGGCGGCGGGTGGCTTCATAATTGGTGCCCTGACCAAACCACGCCTCCAAGGCAGCAAGCCGGAGTGAAGCCAGCGAGTTCGTTGGTTCCAGTTCGCAGACGTTTTCCAACAAGGCGGTCGCCTCCCGGCTGCGGCCCGCGGAATAGTAGGATCCCGCCAGCTTTCCCATTGCGTTGATCGTGTCCACGGTTGATGGACCGCTCATTTTGCGGCGAAATGTCAGCACCTCCTCACGCAGTTTGATAGCCTCTTCGATGCGGTGAACTCCCTCGTAAGAATCCGCCAGATTTTCCATCGCGCTAATCGTGTCGGGGGCTTCCAGACCGTGCACTTTGATGTTGAACACCAGTATCTGCTCCCGCAGATCGATGGCCGCGTGACGGCCAGCATCGTCAAAGGCAAAAATCGGCCGGTTATCATCCATCAACCCGACCGTAAAAGAGTGCTCTGACATATCCGAGAGAGATTTGGAGATGGCTTCCGATTCAGCCAGGCGCTGTTTGGCCAGGGTCTCAGCCCGGGTGGCACGAATGGCCTGCCAGACGCTGATGCCCGTGGTCGACACTAGCACCAAGGCTATCATGATGGCAGAGGCGAAAACTGTCTGGTTTCGTCGCCACGCCTTTTGCAGCCGATACATATTGCTCGGTGGCCGTGCCATCACCGGTTCGTTGTTGAGGTGCCGCACAAGATCAGAGGCAAGGCTGCTGGCGTTTTCATATCTCCGCCGGCGGTCCTTCTCCAGCGCCTTCATGACAATCCAATCCAGGTCGCCGGTCAGAAGCCGGTTGAGTTTGGCCGGCTCAGCCTGGCGTTGGGCGGCCACTGTCGTAAGCTCCTCGCGCGTGAGAGCGCTGAGGCGCGTGGATGGCTTTTGTGGATCTCGTTCCCGGACCAGCCGGAAGATTTCATCCAGGCCCGCCTTGTCAAATTCCTCTTTGGTCAGGGGCGTCTGGCCGGTGAGCAATTCGTAAAGCAGGACGCCGAGCCCATAGATGTCACTGCGCGTGTCCATGTCCAGCGCGCCCAACCCGGCCTGCTCCGGACTCATGTAGGAAGGCGTCCCAATCATCTGATGCAACCCGGTGAAGAGCGTCAACTCCGTGAGCCGTGCCTGCATCGCCTTGGCCACGCCGAAGTCAATGACCTTGGGCACGGGCGCGCCATCCACTTCGGTGACGAGAACGTTTGACGGCTTGAGGTCGCGGTGGATGATGCCTTTTTGGTGCGCGTGTTCCACGGCCTGGCAGACCTGGATGAACAACAGCAATCTTTCGCGCGTGGAGAGCTTGTTGGCGTCGCAATAATCCGTGATGCGGATTCCGCGCACGAGTTCCATCACGAAATACGGACGGCCATTGTCGGTCGCCCCGCCATCAAACACTCGCGCGATGCTCGGATGATCCATCATGGCCAGGGCCTGCCGCTCGGCCTCGAAGCGGGCCAGGACCTGCTTGGTGTCCATGCCGGGTTTGATGACTTTGAGCGCCAGCCGCCGCCGCACCGGTTCCACCTGCTCCGCCATCCAAACGGTGCCGAAGCCGCCTTCGCCAATGAGTTCCAGCAGCTTGTAGCGTCCAATCATCGCTCCGGCGCACTCGGCCCTGAAACTGGAGGGGAGTAGTTTCCCGGCCTGGCCAAGAAACTCCCCCGCCTGCTCATGCGCCTGCAATAGCGATTCCACCTGGCGGCGCAATTCGGCGTCGCCGTGGCAAGCTTCGGCCAGGTAACATTCCTGTTCCGACGGCGACTTCCGCAGCAGCGCCAGCGAGAAGATTTCCTTGAGGCGTTCAGAATCCAGTTCCATTAAATTGTCTCGTTGCAATTGCCCATCACTTCTTCCCTGCGCCGTTTTCCGGTCAATCCCCTCACTGAAGTTCAAGAAATTTATGCTGGAGGATTCTGCCCTTTTTGAATTTCCCGGAACAGCCAGGCCCGGGCGAAAGCCCAGGTCCGCTCAACCGTGCTGATGGAAATATTGAGTTCCTTGGCCGCCTGCTCCTGGGTGAGTCCGACAAAGTAACAAAGCTTTACCAGTTCGGCCGCGCGCGGATCAACCTCGGCCAATCCATCCAGCGCTTCATCCAGCGCCAGCAAATCGTCATCCGGCATGGGTGAGGCAATGTCCAACGCCTCCACGTCCACACGTTCCCATTGTCCGCCATGTTTCAGGCGTTTTTTGCGGCGGGCGTTTTCCACCAGGATGCGGCGCATGGCCTCCGCGGCGGCGCCGAAGAAATGCCGCCGCCCTTGCCAGCCCGGGTCTTCCTTGCTGACCAAGCGCAGATAGGCCTCGTGCACCAGCGCAGTCGCCTGCAGGGTTTGGCCCGGCTTCTCGTTCGCGAGCAGCCACGCCGCCAGCCGTCGTAGTTCACCATAAACCAAGGGCAACAACTTCGCCGCTGCCTTGGAATCCCCTTGCTCGACAGCGTTTAGAATAAGCGTGATCTCACTCACCAGGAGTGACGAATCCCAGAACAGGAACCTCAAATCAAGATCAAACGTACGACGGCATATGCTTCGGTCTACTTTCCTGGCGTGCCTTCGATCGTTGGCCCTGCTGGGTTACAAACTTTATTGTTTGTGTACACAAGCTGTACTTGAACAATAAAGTTTTATACCAGTAAAAGTTAATCATATAAACTCCAGCTGAATTTAGACCCGCAGGACTATGGAACGAGGCCAGAGGCAGTTGAAGTCCAAAAGGAAGCAATGCCTCAGGCGCGATCGCGGGCCAAGAACACCCGACCGCCGCTGCCTCATGATTACAAACAACTTTGTGCCTTGTGCCGGGCGGGCAAGCTGTTTGCCGTCCAGGAATGGTTCAAAACCCACAAATATAAGGAACCAACACAGCAAGGCTGATACAGCGTCTTGCGTTCGGGGTTCACCCATTGGCGTTTAAGCAGGATGGGCCGCGGTAGCCAATTCATGTCCAAGGCGAAAACATGACGCGGCAGTTATGAAATAGTTCGGGGTGACCTCGAACCTTAATCCTGGGTGACGAAATTGGCTGCAGAAGGATTAGGGTTTACGCAATCGGAAGAATTCCTGGGACTGCTGAGAGGAGATCGCTTTTCGTTTTTCCATCAAACTACCGGAGATGGTATATGGGCCGCTGACGGTCGTCCAAGAAGTGGCTGGAGACACATCCGTTTTGGATTCCAAGGTGAAGCCGGTGGCGTTGGTGGACCAGTTGATCACCAGTTGATTGGTTTCAACATGGATCGAAAGCGTTGGTGCATTCAGAGCCAATCCTCCGAACCGGAGCCGGAAGAACTGTCTAGCCAGGAGGTTTGTTTTTGGTTCCCGATGTTCGTAGAAGAAACCGGACGGGATATATGGGCCATTTACTGTAGACCAAACCGAGGTGACTGTAGCATTGCCGGTGGCTTCCAGCACATATCCCACATAATTTGTGCTCCAATAAACGACTACATCGTTGGGATCGAGACGAATGAATAATCCCGGTTTGCCGAATTGAGGTTGTGGCGCAGCAGCGACTGCGATGGAGCCGACAAAATCGATCGGGTCACCCGGAGTTGTCGGCAGGCGCAATGCAGTGCAGGCACAAACATCGTCAAAGAGCGGCAATACGTACAGGCCATTGGTACCATTTACAGTGCCTGCGCTAACCAGGGCATCACCAGACGGAGACCAGATTGCCCCATGCGGAAAGCCATTGGGAGCCGCATTGAGTCGCGTCATCTGGTGCACCCCGGTTCCATCCGAATGGACCAGATACAGATTCGTTCCCTTATCAACGGAGGAATAATCGTTACTATCCACGAACACCAGGTTTTGCCCGTCCGGAGACCATGATGGCCAACTTGCGCCAAAAACATTCAGATTGAAATGAACTCCTGTAGCGAGATCGGGAGTAGTCACCGAAATTCCTGGATTAAGGGCATTCGGGTTCAAATTAAAATAGGCAAGTCGACCGTCGAGAGGATTTACCACCGGAGCAACGTCAGCACAGTTTTCGTTCAGTGGTAAAAGTGCAAGTGAACCGTTGAGTCCCAATCGCCAAAGCTTGCAAGCATAGTCAATAACCAGATTGGTGCCGCTAAGATCCCAGTCATAGCTGACAATGCTGTTGGTATTAACGAGTATTCTTTGTTCAAGACCACTGACGAGATTCCTTACCCAGATGTTTCCTTGGCCGGCAAATGGGTTTCCCTCGCGCAGAAAAGCCATCCACTGCCCATCGTGCGAAACCCGCGGCCTGATTCCAGACGTAATGTAGTCGTCCCCTGCGCCGTCCAAATCAATCGACCAGATGCTGCCAGTAGTTCCCGAGCGGCGGCTATAAAAGATGGTTCCATTGTAGGAAATAGTAACCTGGTTCGTATTAAAGATTGGCGGGTTATTGGTGCCGGCAAATGGATCAACGATTAGCGGTTGTTCGGGGCCCTTGTTGTTGCTGGCCAGCAGGTACTTTGCCGACACCAGACTTGAACGAGAGTTGGCTGAGGAATTGGTTCCGTAATATTGAACAGTGGTGTCGTTGGTCAATTGAAATGTCGCCGCATATTGCTGCCACGCATTTGTTGGCCCGGTACGGTAGAACACCTTGTCGCTGGCATTGAGCGTGGAAAAAGAAACCTGGATTGGGCCGGGATAGCTGGCCGGAGGCGGTGTAATCGTAACGACGACTGGTTCTGCAGGGCGCGGACTGGCATAACTGAATAAAGAAATTGAATCCAGATACTGGTCCGGCACTCCATAGGCCGCACCTTGCGGTGGTGCACCGGGACTATTGGTGCTGGCATTTCCGAGGCCGGTGCTCGCGCCGGCATCACTCTCCTTGCGCACGTTTAAACTTCCCGGCAAACCGGTCACCAGCGTGCTCCAGTCGGGAGAACTTAAGGAAGCAATGAATCCGGGCGCGGAGGAAACAAAAGGTTCCTTCTGGAAAAGCCAGACATTGGCGCGGGTGGTATGCGAACTGATGGCCGGCAAATCTCCAGCGCTGATTTGCGTGTAACCGTTCCCGTTATATTGCATCACCTGCGCATGCACGGAAGTTACAGTCCCCGTCGGCGCGGTCAGGAGTGCAAATTTGTCATTTGTCAGTGGAACCAGTCCGGTGGCACCAGATCCGTTACGATATGCAGCACCCAATATCGGGGAGTTTCCAGGCAGGCGTATGCCTTGAATTCCATCGCCAAATTGCACTTGAAGAGATCCATCTCCGTTCGTGCCAGCCACGTAATAAACACCTTCAATGGCGTTCGTAAGCGAAATTGCAATAGAAGTTCCGAAACTCAATGCGCCGGAAATGTTTGTGAGCTGAACAATGGAAATATTGGATTGCCCGGGAACGTAGAAAGCAACTCGAGGCAGTGTTTCACCGTTGAATCGTCCCACTGCATAATCACTCAGTGGCGGCAGATTACTGTAAGTTGTCAGCAATCCGGGCGAATTGGTGAATTGCCAAATATGCAAGGTATCATTGGTTCCGCGAACCAGACCCATGGCAAAATCAAAAGCGTTCGTCCCGAGTTGCAATGCATTTGGTCGAGCGAAAATTCCGTTTTCATTGAATTGACCCGCAGGACTCGATGCCCCAAGTGAGAAGCTGGTTAGGTCCAGGCGCTCGCTGGGCAGGTTATTGTAGGAACTTGCAGACAGCAAATGGTCAAAGGAATTTCCCACGCCCCCGAGTGGTTTTTTCAAGCCGACCAATGAATGGGGTCCAAGGCCTGATGTTGTAATGACCACAGGTGATCCCGCCACATTTGTGTTGGACAGATCGACCAGCTTGATGCGGTTCAAGTCCGGTGACGTAACTGCTACGGCATCGCGATTTGTTTGCAGGAATCTTCCAATCGCACAGCCGGTGGCATTTTCGAGTCCGGTTACAAGCGGGGCGGACCAATAAAGAATGCCATTTGTATCCTGATAACCAACGCGAGCATTGCCGGTTGCCTTGTCCAGCACCAGCACGTCGATATTGCCATCCGCATTAAAATCGCCCGAGGCCAGGAACTCCGTGGGGGTTTCATAAACGACACCCGCCTCGGTCTGCCGAATGCCACCAATCATCAAAAGGGCGCATAAAAGGAGGACCAGTCGCATCCAGAACATGCTATCGACCGATTGAGCCCGTCGATGCGGTTCCATTTGCAAATGCTTCTGAGCATTCAAAGGTTTAAAATTGGAGGTATTTGCTTTCACTTTTTCCTCACAAATTTGGCGGAATATCGATCTGGCCGGCGGGTATCACTTCCGCCACTTCATGCTTCTGGTTAAAACGCACGACAAAATATTGATAACGGGCACCGCGTATTACAGGCTGTTGATCCCGCAAGTATAAAAAAGTTCCATTCGCATTGGAGATGGGATCAATTTCAAAGGTCGTCGCCAGCAGTCGGTCTGGAATAATAATAAACGACCCCTGCCTCGGGACAAATTGTACGTAATATGGGATTCGTTCCAGTAAGGGAGTTACCTGCACGAGGTTGCCGGAAACACGAGCGAACGTGTCGTTGGTCACTTGCTGACGATACACAACAATGGGCAGGAGCGACTCTCCCCGATGAGATGGATCGGCAGATTGACGCTTAAAAATCAATTCATGGGGATCATTCCTGGGATCTCCTGAGACAAAATTGTAGGTAATGAAATTGGTTGAGCGGACGTTGGAAAT
The Pedosphaera parvula Ellin514 DNA segment above includes these coding regions:
- a CDS encoding GntR family transcriptional regulator; translation: MQEPYSPPKYFQIRRDIISMVQRGELAPGNPVPSENEIIEKYQVSNTTARKALHELEKEGWVTRIKGKGTFVKNYTVVRAINRIFGFTKNMIEAGRKPATKLTGFHLRKGDHTQVVNGREFTMRGPYCEIERVRYADGIPMMSETRYISLQFCPEIHRRNLEHSLYQIFEKDYGIVLTEINQMVSAVIIEGAALEVFQLEKPSPAFRVEGVSFCGKDMIVEMEDSVYRGDMYRFAAKAVR
- a CDS encoding HU family DNA-binding protein, with amino-acid sequence MAKALSKSQLAAEIAEKNQITKKQAVEILDHLAELAYKNAKNTFTIPGLGKLVLVNRKARMGRNPATGETIKIAAKRVVKFRVAKAAKDAILGVKK
- a CDS encoding ankyrin repeat domain-containing protein, which translates into the protein MPLMRAAFRGHPAVVWILLDAGAEPLARQAKQRGRKARSARELAEAKLAFVTNITLPDERDDDASIQRYNEVRRLLLGAEGGSIAT
- a CDS encoding prepilin-type N-terminal cleavage/methylation domain-containing protein, with the translated sequence MTPSRKRYVQTHLPASLQARASFAFTLVELLVVIAIVAILAALLLPALSRSKATALQIQCLGQTKQLALALQMYASDNHEFMPWPNWGSRFQGWLYTPTNGGPPEPSNPPEAVYAGGLLWPYVKQVKVYWCPTDYTNTPYFSERLEQLSSYIMNGAIIGYSMAPPASKTHKLSDMNPSAFATWEPSDQPPYNPRLVFNDGASYPIDEEGPSPRHRSGCNVTSFDGHAQFLKSTEFQHEQLNTPGLLWCDPDSSSGTGGHLGSDCGLWK
- a CDS encoding tetratricopeptide repeat protein; this encodes MIRRIHFLLTVFALLCGIIAPQTTAAQELNVEDSVKQAMALARAGKLAEAEEPLNRLLDQTNGKTIPKAKILLIRAYLRGENARFQEAATDLKQVIEIDPSDHIPWFLLMPLLVQTGDMGEYRNYSKGMLQRFGNSTNAPIAERTAKCFLLMPAAGSPDDLTQAAKVAEKAVALAKNGEWLHWRLMTRGLSEYRQGHFARAIKTMELAQKELTKAEDGAWNMCQADTYFVSAMAHHQLKQMDKASTAFGHGRVIVLTKLPSLDSKDLSPGWMDVLMTYILMHEAKTTIESATVAAIAPRGITSIPALAKDQPGFLGPANSGAESGFATWYSGVLGGGSVSIGNDDPATGYNYFRIGITNASAYGTNHADLRSEMFPLRLNRGPFTLSFAYKLPDTVKPGDNIDVDLRFFGEGKDNFLGQTVLNVGSSTGDSEMTQYKTMTATNILAPKGAVKADVWVVANIRGPWTSGFAQFDNFSVTATPARSRTGIFAGAGIFSALAACLAVTLFVRQRRRQMP
- a CDS encoding serine/threonine-protein kinase, with protein sequence MELDSERLKEIFSLALLRKSPSEQECYLAEACHGDAELRRQVESLLQAHEQAGEFLGQAGKLLPSSFRAECAGAMIGRYKLLELIGEGGFGTVWMAEQVEPVRRRLALKVIKPGMDTKQVLARFEAERQALAMMDHPSIARVFDGGATDNGRPYFVMELVRGIRITDYCDANKLSTRERLLLFIQVCQAVEHAHQKGIIHRDLKPSNVLVTEVDGAPVPKVIDFGVAKAMQARLTELTLFTGLHQMIGTPSYMSPEQAGLGALDMDTRSDIYGLGVLLYELLTGQTPLTKEEFDKAGLDEIFRLVRERDPQKPSTRLSALTREELTTVAAQRQAEPAKLNRLLTGDLDWIVMKALEKDRRRRYENASSLASDLVRHLNNEPVMARPPSNMYRLQKAWRRNQTVFASAIMIALVLVSTTGISVWQAIRATRAETLAKQRLAESEAISKSLSDMSEHSFTVGLMDDNRPIFAFDDAGRHAAIDLREQILVFNIKVHGLEAPDTISAMENLADSYEGVHRIEEAIKLREEVLTFRRKMSGPSTVDTINAMGKLAGSYYSAGRSREATALLENVCELEPTNSLASLRLAALEAWFGQGTNYEATRRRLVDQPERTNNTEMEKHDAAIYAERAAKVYCLLPSADAARQAKVLHLAQLSVELGDTNDWGQLALGMAEYRNGQYAAAEHSLKIVEQAMADKRPEVQGTARLFRAISLFRQNKPAEARKLFGEAEAQIPFPADERRPFAEQGIFSPYNQELLICWLAVREARSLLKR
- a CDS encoding sigma-70 family RNA polymerase sigma factor gives rise to the protein MSEITLILNAVEQGDSKAAAKLLPLVYGELRRLAAWLLANEKPGQTLQATALVHEAYLRLVSKEDPGWQGRRHFFGAAAEAMRRILVENARRKKRLKHGGQWERVDVEALDIASPMPDDDLLALDEALDGLAEVDPRAAELVKLCYFVGLTQEQAAKELNISISTVERTWAFARAWLFREIQKGQNPPA